One genomic segment of Trichoplusia ni isolate ovarian cell line Hi5 unplaced genomic scaffold, tn1 tig00002231, whole genome shotgun sequence includes these proteins:
- the LOC113507494 gene encoding LIM homeobox transcription factor 1-beta: LELPHATNQSDITTELSASIKREKIVEICEGCGQKIQDRYLMRVGELSWHEHCLSCCVCGCPLAHTCYTRNAKLYCKPDYDRLFGVKCTRCGDRLLPQEMVMRAQQYVFHIQCFVCVMCCQPLQKGEQYVIRAGQIFCRQDFEKEMYLMQHAEDDMILDDSERPRDGRRGPKRPRTILTSAQRRQFKASFEVSPKPCRKVREALAKDTGLSVRVVQVWFQNQRAKMKKIQRKAKQEGEKNTEKEKDKDEKSIKQESPSSEHGNYLGLDGAYSASSQPLNPNLPYSPDDYPAHSGDSFCSSDISLDGSNFDQLDEGASDTMSLQNLEVQHHAHQHGGHGAHEPLNLGTGSVVNPIDKLYLMQNSYFSTDH; this comes from the exons TTAGAACTACCACATGCTACTAACCAGAGCGATATTACCACAGAGCTCAGCGCGAGCATCAAGCGGGAGAAAATCGTAGAGATATGCGAGGGCTGCGGCCAGAAGATCCAGGACCGGTACCTGATGCGCGTGGGCGAGCTGTCCTGGCACGAGCACTGCCTCAGCTGCTGCGTGTGCGGCTGCCCGCTGGCGCACACGTGCTACACGCGCAACGCCAAGCTCTACTGCAAGCCCGACTACGATAG ATTATTCGGAGTCAAATGCACCCGATGCGGCGACCGGCTCCTGCCTCAGGAGATGGTCATGCGCGCCCAGCAGTACGTGTTCCACATACAATGCTTCGTGTGCGTCATGTGCTGCCAACCACTGCAGAAAGGCGAACAGTACGTCATCCGAGCGGGACAGATATTCTGCCGACAGGATTTCGAAAAGGAAATGTATTTGATGCAACACGCAGAAGATGACATGATATTAGATGATTCTGAGCGGCCGCGCGACGGCAGGCGAGGCCCCAAGCGTCCGCGGACGATACTCACTTCTGCACAACGCAGACAGTTCAAAGCTTCATTTGAAGTCAGCCCAAAGCCTTGCAGGAAAGTAAGGGAAGCGCTAGCGAAAGACACGGGACTCAGCGTCCGAGTTGTGCAAGTGTGGTTCCAAAATCAAAGGGCTAAAATGAAGAAGATTCAGAGGAAAGCCAAACAAGAAGGTGAGAAGAATacggaaaaagaaaaagataaagacGAGAAGAGCATCAAGCAAGAATCCCCCTCGAGCGAGCACGGGAACTACCTGGGGCTGGACGGCGCGTACTCCGCCTCCAGCCAGCCGCTCAACCCCAACCTGCCGTACTCACCCGACG ATTACCCCGCTCACTCGGGCGATAGCTTCTGCAGCTCGGACATCTCGCTGGACGGCAGTAACTTCGACCAGCTGGACGAGGGCGCGTCTGACACCATGAGCCTGCAGAACCTGGAGGTGCAGCACCACGCGCACCAGCACGGCGGGCACGGCGCGCACGAGCCACTCAACCTCGGCACCGGCTCCGTCGTCAACCCGATAGACAAGCTCTACCTAATGCAGAACTCCTACTTCAGCACTGATCATTGA